In Pseudomonas sp. ADAK18, a single window of DNA contains:
- a CDS encoding gluconate 2-dehydrogenase subunit 3 family protein yields the protein MSDQDRDNPRREFLRKSLTLIPVVTVASTGLGGSVLMASSEPAQASEPKAPVISKAYDPSYFTAEEWAFINAAVARLIPADAQGPGALEAGAPEYIDRQMNTPYASGALWFMQGPFNADAAPEMGWQSKLVPKEIYRLGIAATDKWSKAFNGKVFAGQDSATQDDMLKRLEAGGAEMAVHFDTVPPKIFFNLLLQNTKEGFFCDPIHGGNKGMVGWTMIGFPGARADFMDWVERNEQYPFPAVSIRGERA from the coding sequence ATGTCTGATCAAGATCGAGACAACCCCCGGCGTGAGTTTTTGCGCAAATCCTTGACCTTGATCCCTGTGGTCACCGTCGCCAGTACGGGCCTGGGTGGCTCGGTGCTGATGGCATCCTCCGAACCCGCTCAAGCCAGCGAACCCAAGGCGCCTGTCATCAGCAAGGCCTATGATCCAAGCTATTTCACGGCCGAAGAATGGGCGTTTATCAATGCGGCTGTCGCACGCCTGATCCCGGCGGATGCCCAAGGTCCGGGTGCCCTGGAAGCTGGTGCGCCGGAATACATCGACCGCCAGATGAATACTCCTTATGCCAGCGGCGCCCTGTGGTTCATGCAGGGGCCGTTCAATGCCGACGCTGCGCCTGAGATGGGCTGGCAGAGCAAATTGGTGCCCAAGGAGATCTATCGCCTGGGTATTGCCGCGACGGATAAGTGGTCGAAGGCGTTCAACGGTAAAGTATTTGCTGGGCAAGACAGCGCTACCCAGGACGATATGCTCAAGCGTCTGGAGGCTGGCGGCGCTGAAATGGCGGTGCATTTCGACACGGTGCCGCCAAAGATTTTCTTCAATCTGTTGCTACAAAACACCAAGGAAGGGTTCTTCTGCGACCCGATCCACGGTGGCAACAAAGGCATGGTCGGCTGGACCATGATCGGCTTTCCCGGCGCGCGCGCCGATTTCATGGATTGGGTTGAACGCAACGAGCAATATCCCTTCCCGGCTGTTTCTATCCGTGGCGAGAGGGCGTAA
- a CDS encoding dual specificity protein phosphatase family protein, with amino-acid sequence MFKNHLLPALCLSFMTLFAAVHAQADDATPTRPAEWAQPVAKQYNLYQMSPTLYRSALPDSTALPVLESLKIGTVINFLPESDDSWLKKPDIKQVQLPYRTNHVDDADILAALRAIQTAEADGPVLMHCKHGSDRTGLISAMYRVVVQGWSKEDALNEMTLGGFGDSSHFKDGVRYMMKADIDKLRTALANGDCSTSAFALCSMKSWINTASSGS; translated from the coding sequence ATGTTCAAGAATCATTTGCTGCCTGCACTTTGCCTGTCGTTCATGACACTGTTTGCGGCCGTTCACGCCCAAGCCGACGACGCCACCCCCACCCGTCCGGCGGAATGGGCTCAGCCTGTGGCCAAGCAATACAACCTGTATCAAATGTCGCCCACGCTCTACCGCAGTGCGTTGCCCGACAGCACTGCCCTTCCCGTATTGGAAAGCCTCAAGATCGGCACGGTGATCAACTTCCTGCCGGAATCAGACGACAGCTGGCTGAAAAAGCCTGATATCAAACAGGTGCAATTGCCTTATCGCACCAACCATGTCGACGATGCCGACATCCTGGCTGCCCTGCGTGCCATCCAGACCGCTGAAGCCGACGGCCCGGTCTTGATGCACTGCAAGCATGGTTCGGATCGCACAGGATTGATTTCGGCGATGTACCGTGTGGTGGTGCAGGGCTGGAGCAAAGAAGATGCGCTGAACGAAATGACCTTGGGTGGCTTCGGCGACAGTTCCCACTTCAAAGATGGCGTTCGCTACATGATGAAGGCCGATATCGACAAACTGCGCACAGCGCTGGCCAATGGTGATTGCAGCACCAGCGCGTTTGCACTGTGCTCGATGAAGAGTTGGATTAATACGGCGAGCAGTGGCTCCTGA